In Brassica rapa cultivar Chiifu-401-42 chromosome A06, CAAS_Brap_v3.01, whole genome shotgun sequence, a single window of DNA contains:
- the LOC103874461 gene encoding uncharacterized protein LOC103874461: MDSQKMSLGFLSLAFLFITCSSAEFLIQQVTEGRGTENNSSYNLQANLGVTRVLREERPSSKIVTIAGYSVIKERTEVYESSVFEAAGYKWRLVMYMNGNKNDGGNGYISLYVRMEETESLPYGWEVNVDLKLFVHNPKQHKYLAVTDGAVKRFSAAKKEWGFGQLIALSTFQNANQGYIVQDTCSFGAEILIVKPAEKQEKVTFISNPPNNVFTWKILRFSTLEDKFYYSDDFLVGDRYWRLGFNPKGDGDGRPHALPIYLYAQGFRPNAVATNTWGAVNLRLKNQRGSNHRQLYSAAWYPIRSGYGVGVNNIILMKDLKDTSKGYLVNDAIVFEAEMVKVSVTNIVPV; the protein is encoded by the exons ATGGATAGTCAAAAAATGAGTTTGGGTTTCTTATCTCTTGCTTTTCTCTTCATCACTTGCTCTTCTGCTGAGTTCCTCATTCAACAG GTCACAGAAGGCAGAGGAACAGAGAACAACAGTTCTTACAATCTCCAGGCGAATCTTG GAGTGACAAGAGTGTTGAGGGAAGAGCGACCATCGAGCAAGATAGTAACTATAGCAGGCTACTCCGTGATTAAGGAGAGAACCGAAGTCTACGAATCCTCTGTTTTCGAAGCTGCTGGTTACAAATG gaggTTGGTTATGTACATGAATGGTAATAAAAACGACGGTGGAAATGGCTATATATCACTATACGTGAGGATGGAAGAGACCGAATCGCTTCCATATGGTTGGGAAGTCAACGTTGATCTTAAACTCTTTGTCCACAATCCAAAACAACACAAGTACTTGGCTGTCACAg ATGGAGCAGTGAAGAGATTTAGCGCGGCCAAAAAAGAGTGGGGATTTGGACAGTTGATTGCTCTTTCAACGTTCCAAAACGCGAACCAGGGGTACATTGTGCAGGACACTTGTTCTTTTGGTGCTGAGATCCTCATCGTTAAACCGGCCGAGAAACAAGAGAAAGTTACATTTATATCAAACCCACCAAACAATGTTTTCACTTGGAAGATTCTTCGTTTCTCCACCTTGGAAGATAAATTCTATTATTCTGATGATTTTCTCGTTGGAGACCGTTACTG GAGATTAGGATTTAACCCGAAAGGGGATGGAGATGGAAGACCCCATGCACTTCCAATCTACTTATATGCTCAAGGCTTTAGGCCAAACGCAGTTGCTACAAACACTTGGGGTGCGGTTAATCTGAGGTTAAAGAACCAACGTGGCTCCAACCACAGGCAACTATATT CTGCAGCTTGGTACCCTATTCGAAGCGGTTATGGTGTGGGAGTGAACAATATCATATTGATGAAAGATTTAAAGGATACATCGAAAGGGTATTTGGTGAATGATGCAATTGTCTTTGAAGCTGAAATGGTTAAGGTCTCTGTGA